In Sphaeramia orbicularis chromosome 3, fSphaOr1.1, whole genome shotgun sequence, a genomic segment contains:
- the LOC115411050 gene encoding Nance-Horan syndrome protein-like isoform X3 — protein MPFAKRIVEPQLLCRHQIPNDEGLLFEDLCAISNVVLSRTLRQLSDLARHACSLFQELENDIINTNQRVWVLQNKIGQIQQTASALDPKKEAVPVSNLDIESKLSVHYQAPWHQQHNVFHPCTRPPCLEELHRNAQLSLRALHRDEQQHQRSTSRERNRVTISISVAPPMPTFPSPHTIRRQQRSRLARAQERAEREQELDYQPRKERTVKETEIQTIQRKERSGREAEVQRKATSTGDSDGGEVLGGHKAKASATNAPATQDKQTNWSKENQPAGDQKSTGDPNSISSCIIPINVTGVGFDREASARCSLVHSQSVLQRRRKLRRRKTITGIPKRVQQDMDSDESPVARERTVIVHANPHQLSLCQEDLSISGRLSHTRDSGCQTDDFLIACTAAPSRRRIRAQRGHQGIPASLSHSTGNISSLGDQSESTYTTAAAHGGRLRSRSLPREGGRLMDSDEDDDDNYDDDDEDEELSPYEAEDFIPPGPSPRMKMMMMKDEEESTDDQAAPEPLQLGSLKRLQRSGDRDRGGGGGGSPEHSWMERGRSRLPRKADMGSCEISSSSDTFSSPIHSVSTTGVLGSHVDHKEDHQSSSGNWSGSSSTCPSQTSETIPPPSSPPLTGSSHCDSELSLNTVPNAIDEGFSLDPSYHSDLRPQGQGHRSSSFTSSATDQLDDAGVSTASEGEWTYPPDQDQTDPDQDPDQTQNMSQSHDLSQEYSPKQGLQDQSCFTDKTSNTEKDPVSHYPSDTEGFYFSSVHSGECNQSYRNYMYNYADQGPEFGQNNTVAAPLPHGVYPQPSAGFRAGTMTLGRPCRPLRKPKVKPPPPKRTSSLKESSSSVDVGTDTQADHDQPKMVSEQELSMSSTDMKLELELELEGGPEQLQTSCLVAEPLGTWGMGLRETVDIVEPMSFSSADTHSFKDEGAVQSDYADLWLHNNEMKSNNGEYTSMSNSSTATGTTVMECIKSPESSSSSTETQTQSLGQASENRPASPPLPPGDFKLGSPEKLAGLASPSSGYSSQSETPTSTLPSSSAAFFPGPLSPSTGKRKPKVPERKSSLSSLQHFPRDGASISSGYKRDPDFPPPPSQLDLSILHGGHARHTLSHRTHHMHTLHYSKHRVANVLNTGSKLLAPEVSSINPPPSSVSAPSIPSSNLLVATPSTIRAVQLHSISQSTDSATATEQETAVIAETATRPKCPPSGSTLAPPPFNTRPLPPRRPPPRPPAQEHTSSPEHSQPPPPGRHPDGPPSYESLLLRQDRYGPGTFWAMTAFRTRMDPSSEEDSSPLHRPVPRAPHPSPVDLHTHIHSHTEFRGLTHSGHAHPEFRVLGERSFSQDDDDDEDDEEEEEEQVKEPPGLPVRAACSRVSMRPDHPPPPAYEFAGGYHSDSGPWASPVKVPGTIVETSQPYLISDARRGIQEEQGEEEEVTSGATRSAHQQQSQESKDDSTTPDTEDYFSKGMLCAADSTPSDNSLSPLTDDTKVDDDIIITSPNKTRTTEDLFAMIHRSKRKVLGRKDSGDLNAKSRLCPPAPVTTGSVPAIAIPPAPPLNIPATLASAAGSQRAPVPIYRSAKKSNTSNEEFKLLLLKKGSRSDSSYRMSATEILKSPITPKTPGDSLHEGPIRPTDEIPSTLQESPLSGLEPIQIPGLFPRANSESFTPKTLPMSAASRQGRSRIPPVANSSRYSTRSRLYTAPMQAISEGETENSDGSPHDDRSS, from the exons CGGTGTCAAACCTGGACATAGAGAGCAAGTTGTCGGTCCACTATCAGGCTCCATGGCACCAGCAACACAACGTATTTCATCCCTGTACCCGGCCACCATGTTTGGAGGAGCTGCACAGAAATGCTCAGCTCAGTCTCAGAGCCTTGCACCGAG aCGAACAACAGCATCAGAGGTCGACAAGTCGGGAGAGGAACAGGGTGACCATCTCCATCTCGGTGGCACCCCCCATGCCGACCTTCCCTTCACCTCACACCATCCGCAGGCAGCAGAGAAGTCGCCTCGCAAGAGCA CAAGAGAGAGCAGAGAGGGAGCAAGAGTTAGACTATCAACCCAGAAAG GAGAGGACAGTAAAAGAAACGGAGATCCAGACTATACAGAGAAAA GAGAGATCAGGAAGAGAAGCAGAAGTTCAAAGAAAG GCTACCTCGACAGGAGACAGTGATGGAGGTGAGGTTTTGGGAGGCCACAAGGCCAAAGCTTCAGCCACCAATGCCCCCGCAACACAGGACAAACAGACTAACTGGTCCAAGGAGAATCAGCCTGCAGGGGATCAGAAGTCGACTGGCGACCCTAACTCCATCTCCTCCTGCATTATTCCCATTAATGTCACAG GAGTCGGTTTTGACAGGGAAGCGAGTGCTCGTTGCTCTCTTGTCCATTCCCAATCAGTTCTtcagaggaggaggaagctgaggaggaggaagactatCACCGGAATACCCAAAAGAGTACAACAAGATATGG ATTCAGATGAATCACCTGTTGCAAGAGAACGCACCGTGATTGTTCATGCCAACCCACACCAACTGTCTCTGTGTCAAGAAGATCTCTCAATCAGTGGTCGTCTTTCCCACACGCGTGACTCCGGCTGCCAGACAGATGATTTCCTTATAGCAT GTACAGCTGCTCCCTCGAGACGGCGCATCAGAGCTCAGCGTGGCCATCAGGGAATCCCTGcatctctgtcccattcaacagGCAACATTTCCTCCCTGGGTGACCAGTCAGAGTCCACGTACACCACTGCTGCAGCTCACGGTGGGCGCCTGAGGTCTCGTAGCCTTCCACGAGAGGGTGGGCGTTTGATGGACagcgatgaagatgacgatgacaattatgatgatgatgacgaagatgaggAGTTATCACCCTATGAAGCTGAGGACTTTATTCCACCTGGTCCTAGTCcaaggatgaagatgatgatgatgaaggatgAAGAGGAGAGCACAGATGACCAGGCAGCTCCTGAGCCTCTGCAGCTTGGAAGCTTAAAAAGGTTACAACGATCTGGGGATAGagacagaggaggtggaggagggggaagCCCAGAGCATAGCTGGATGGAGAGGGGCCGTTCTCGCCTGCCTCGTAAGGCTGACATGGGCAGCTGTGAGATCTCATCAAGTTCAGATACATTCAGCAGCCCTATTCATTCAGTGTCCACAACAGGAGTCCTGGGCAGCCATGTAGACCATAAGGAGGACCACCAGTCATCAAGCGGGAACTGGAGTGGCTCCAGCTCCACCTGTCCTTCCCAGACTTCTGAAACcattcctcctccctcttccccACCGTTGACAGGCTCATCTCACTGCGACTCAGAGCTGTCACTCAACACTGTGCCCAATGCCATTGATGAGGGATTCTCCTTGGACCCCTCGTACCACTCCGACCTCAGACCCCAGGGCCAGGGTCACAGGTCCAGCTCATTTACGTCCTCAGCCACAGACCAGCTGGATGATGCAGGAGTCAGCACAGCCAGTGAAGGGGAGTGGACATACCCTCCAGACCAAGACCAGACAGATCCAGACCAAGATCCTGACCAGACCCAGAACATGAGCCAGAGCCATGATTTATCCCAGGAGTATAGCCCCAAACAAGGTCTACAAGATCAATCCTGTTTCACTGACAAGACCAGCAACACTGAAAAAGACCCTGTCTCTCATTATCCATCTGACACAGAAGGTTTTTACTTCTCATCTGTGCATTCTGGAGAGTGTAATCAGAGTTACAGAAACTACATGTATAACTATGCAGACCAGGGGCCTGAATTTGGCCAAAACAACACTGTGGCAGCACCACTACCGCATGGAGTTTACCCCCAGCCCTCAGCTGGTTTTAGAGCGGGCACTATGACCCTAGGGAGGCCCTGCCGTCCACTGAGGAAACCAAAAGTCAAGCCTCCACCACCCAAGAGGACTTCCTCACTGAAGGAGTCCAGTAGTAGTGTCGATGTTGGAACAGACACACAGGCAGATCATGACCAACCAAAGATGGTTAGTGAACAAGAACTTTCTATGTCTTCCACAGATATGAAGCTGGAGCTGGAGTTAGAACTTGAAGGTGGTCCAGAACAATTACAGACATCGTGTCTTGTGGCAGAGCCTTTGGGAACCTGGGGAATGGGCCTGAGAGAAACAGTGGATATAGTAGAACCCATGTCATTCAGCTCTGCTGATACACACTCATTTAAAGATGAAGGCGCTGTGCAATCTGACTATGCAGATCTGTGGCTTCACAACAATGAAATGAAGTCCAACAATGGTGAGTACACGTCCATGTCCAACTCAAGCACAGCCACAGGCACTACTGTCATGGAGTGCATCAAGTCACCGGAGAGCTCTTCGTCCTCCACAGAGACCCAAACCCAGTCCCTTGGCCAGGCATCAGAGAACAGGCCAGCAAGTCCCCCCCTCCCACCTGGGGACTTCAAACTTGGGTCACCTGAGAAGCTGGCTGGTCTGGCCTCACCATCAAGTGGCTATTCCAGTCAATCAGAGACTCCAACATCAACCTTGCCCTCATCTTCGGCAGCGTTCTTCCCAGGACCTTTGTCTCCTTCAACTGGCAAGAGAAAGCCCAAAGTGCCAGAGAGGAAGTCCTCTCTCTCTTCCCTGCAGCACTTTCCCAGAGATGGAGCCTCCATTTCCTCTGGCTATAAAAGAGATCCAGACTTCCCACCTCCACCTTCTCAACTTGATCTCAGTATTTTACATGGCGGGCATGCCAGACACACATTATCCCACCGGACTCATCACATGCACACACTCCACTACAGCAAACACAGAGTTGCAAATGTTTTAAACACTGGTTCAAAGTTACTGGCCCCTGAAGTTTCAAGTATCAACCCTCCACCAAGTTCAGTCTCTGCTCCTTCCATTCCCAGCTCCAATCTGTTGGTAGCAACTCCCTCTACGATACGTGCAGTGCAGCTTCATTCCATCAGTCAATCTACAGATAGCGCTACAGCCACGGAGCAGGAAACAGCAGTTATAGCAGAGACTGCTaccagacccaaatgtcctccaagTGGTTCCACTCTTGCACCACCTCCTTTCAACACCAGGCCTCTCCCTCCTCGAAGACCACCACCCAGACCTCCTGCTCAGGAGCACACTTCCTCTCCTGAACACTCACAGCCACCTCCCCCTGGACGTCACCCTGATGGGCCTCCATCCTATGAAAGCCTGTTACTAAGACAGGACCGCTATGGACCTGGAACTTTCTGGGCTATGACAGCCTTCAGAACCCGTATGGATCCATCATCTGAGGAGGACAGCTCCCCCTTGCATCGGCCTGTGCCACGTGCACCCCACCCATCACCTGTGGatttacacacacatattcactctCACACAGAATTCAGAGGGCTCACACATTCAGGTCATGCACACCCTGAGTTCAGGGTACTGGGGGAGCGTTCATTCTCTcaggatgatgatgacgacgaagatgatgaggaagaagaagaggagcaggtGAAAGAGCCACCAGGTTTGCCTGTAAGGGCTGCATGTTCCAGAGTAAGCATGCGACCAGACCACCCTCCACCCCCAGCATATGAGTTTGCCGGGGGATACCATTCAGACTCAGGGCCCTGGGCTAGTCCAGTCAAAGTGCCTGGTACCATAGTAGAGACATCGCAACCTTACCTAATCAGCGATGCACGAAGAGGAATACAAGAAGAGCaaggtgaggaggaggaagtgaCATCAGGTGCTACCAGAAGTGCCCATCAGCAGCAGTCCCAAGAAAGCAAAGATGACTCAACCACTCCTGACACAGAGGATTACTTCAGTAAAG GGATGTTGTGTGCTGCAGATTCCACGCCCAGTGACAATTCACTCTCCCCTCTGACTGATGACACCAAAGTGGATGATGACATTATTATTACATCACCCAACAAGACACGTACAACTGAGGATCTGTTTGCCATGATACACAG ATCCAAGAGAAAGGTCTTGGGTCGAAAGGATTCTGGAGACTTGAACGCGAAATCTCGCCTTTGCCCTCCAGCACCAGTGACAACCGGCAGCGTCCCTGCCATCGCTATTCCTCCTGCCCCTCCTCTCAACATCCCAGCCACCTTGGCCTCTGCTGCTGGGTCACAACGAGCCCCTGTGCCCATCTACCGCAGTGCCAAGAAATCCAACACATCTAATGAGGAATTTAAACTCCTGTTGCTGAAGAAAGGCAGTAGGTCAGACTCCAGCTACCGCATGTCAGCTACAGAGATTCTAAAGAGCCCTATCACCCCCAAGACTCCGGGGGATTCCCTTCATGAAGGACCCATTAGACCAACTGATGAAATACCCTCTACCCTCCAGGAATCTCCTCTTTCTGGCTTGGAACCAATCCAGATACCTGGTCTTTTTCCCAGGGCTAACTCTGAGAGTTTCACTCCCAAAACCCTGCCTATGTCAGCTGCATCCCGACAAGGCCGTTCTCGGATCCCCCCTGTAGCCAACAGCAGCCGCTATAGTACACGCAGCCGCCTCTATACAGCCCCCATGCAAGCCATCTCCGAAGGGGAGACAGAGAACTCAGATGGGAGTCCCCATGATGACAGATCCTCCTAA